In Thermovirga sp., the sequence AGGGAATACGCCGGCCACGGGATCGGTCGAAAACTTCACGAGGCCCCGCAGATTCCGAATTACGGCACACCCGGCAAGGGCATCACCCTGAAAAAGGGAATGTCCTTGGCCATCGAACCGATGATCATGACCGGAAAGGAGGCGGTAAGGACTCTGAAGGACGGATGGACCGTGGTAACGGCCGATGGCTCCGATGCCGCCCATTTCGAGAAGACCATCGTCATCACCGGAGACGGCCCGGAGGTGATCACGCCTTGGGATTAAGGGGTTATTATGAAAGTGACCCAGGGGTCGGAGATCGCCCCGGTGGCGTTGACCGGAGCGCAGATGTCTCGCCAGGTGGGACAGGAAGGGTGAAGGAGCCGTATGCCAAAAGATGACATGATCGAGGTCAGGGGAAAGGTAATAGAACCTCTACCCAACGCCATGTTCCGGGTCGAACTGGAAAACGGTCACAAGATCCTGGGCCATGTGTCGGGCAAGATGCGGATGCATTTCATAAGGATATTGCCGGGAGATAGGGTCCTGGTCCAGATATCTCCCTATGACTTGACACGGGGAAGGATCGTGTATAGATATAAATAAACTTAAGATTTGTGTAATCGCGCGTGTATTCTATACTTTGCGAGTAATTCAGCTGCGTTGAGGAGCGTGGAATCCGATGAAAGTGAAACCATCTATCAAACCCATCTGCGAACACTGCAGGGTTATCAAAAGAAAAGGTGTCGTCAGGATCATCTGCAGCAAGAACCCGAGGCACAAACAGAGACAGGGAGCAAGGAGGTAGTATCCCATGGCACGAATCGCAGGAGTCGATCTTCCAAGGGAAAAACGCATCGAGGTGGCGCTGACCTATATCTACGGGATCGGGTTGCCTTCCTCGAAAAAGATTCTCGAGGCGACGTCTATCTCCCCCGACACGAGGGTGAAGGATCTCACCGAAGAGGAAGCACAAAAGCTCAGATCCGAGATAGAGGATAGTTACAGGGTTGAGGGCGACCTCCGACGGGAGGTCACGATGAATATCAAGCGCCTCGTCGAAATCGGCTGCTACAGGGGCATGCGCCACAAATTCGGCCTTCCCGTGAGAGGGCAGAGGACAAAGACCAATGCGAGGACCCGCAAGGGACCCCGCAGAGCTGTCGCGGGCAAGAAGAGATCCGCGGCCAAGAAGTAATCACTTTTGGGACGCCCCCATAGGGTAAGGGAGGGAGTATTCGCGTGGCGAAGAGAACGCAACGTAGAGGCAAAAGAAAGGAAAAAAAGAATATCAGTTACGGTGTTGCCCATATCTATTCGACCTTCAACAACACCATAATCAGTGTCACCGACAAGCAGGGGAACCTGCTCTCCTGGGCTTCTGGCGGACATGTGGGTTTCAAGGGAGCGAGGAAATCCACCCCCTTCGCGGCCCAGTTGGCGGCCCAGCAGGTCGCCAAGCAGGCCCAGGATCATGGTGTCCAAGAGATAGATGTCGTAGTCAAAGGGCCTGGCCCCGGTCGCGAATCGGCCATCCGGTCCCTTCAGGGGGCGGGTCTGCAGGTGAACGCCATCAAGGACGAGACCCCGATCCCCCACAACGGTTGCCGGCCTCCCAAGCGTCGGCGAGTCTAGTGGCCTGATCAAGGAGGACAAGGGTAATGAGCAGATACACAGGTGCCGTCTGTCGCCTCTGCAGAGCCGAAGGTACGAAGCTATTTCTGAAGGGCGACAGGTGTTACACGGAAAAGTGCGCTATAAACAAGAGGAACTACAAACCGGGCCAGCATGGGCAGAGCCGGAGGGTCAAGGTCAGCGAATACGGTATCCGCTTGCGGGAGAAGCAAAAACTGAGACGCTTCTACGGGCTCAACGAGTCCCAGTTCAGGAGGTTCTACGCCTCGGCCTCCAAGATGGCCGGCCAGACTGGTCATAACTTCCTCAGGCTGCTCGAGATGCGCCTCGATAACGTGGTCTACCGGTTCGGCATAGGGGTGAGCCGCCCCCAGGCGAGGCAGTTCGTGAGGCACGGCCATGTCACCGTGAATGGTCGCAAGGTGGATATCCCCAGTTACCTCGTGAAGGCGGGGGACACTATAGCCATCGGCGAGAGGAGCCGGGATAAGACCCTCATCAAGGAGAACATCGAAGTGGCGGCTTCCAGGACGATTCCCGAATGGCTTCAGTTCGATGCCGAAAGGCAGGAAGGCCGCATACTGGCCCTCCCGAACCGCGAACAGATAGAGGTCCCTGTCAAGGAACAACTGGTCGTCGAGTTCTATGCCCGATAGCAAATGACTGGGGGGAAAATGATGGAACATATAAAACCCGAGATCCGAGTAGAGGAAAGCACCCCCCTAAACGGAAGGATCGTCGTCAGCCCTCTTGAAAAGGGGTATGGCGTCACCTTGGGCAACGCTTTGAGGCGGGTCCTGCTGTCTTCCATCGGTGGGGCGGCCATAACGGCGGTGAGGATCGAGGGGATCCTTCATGAGTTCAGCACCATCCCGGGTATGAGAGAAGATGTCATTGAACTTCTGCTCAACATAAAGAACGTGGCGCTGAAGAGCTACAGCGAGGGGACGAAGGTCCTGAGGCTGGAGGCGACGGGTCCCTGCGAGGTCACGCCGGCCCACATCCAGCCCGACAGTGATATCGAGTTCGTAGACTCCGACATGTACATTTGCACCCTGGAAGGCGGCGCCTCACTGGAGATGGA encodes:
- a CDS encoding M24 family metallopeptidase — translated: REYAGHGIGRKLHEAPQIPNYGTPGKGITLKKGMSLAIEPMIMTGKEAVRTLKDGWTVVTADGSDAAHFEKTIVITGDGPEVITPWD
- the infA gene encoding translation initiation factor IF-1: MPKDDMIEVRGKVIEPLPNAMFRVELENGHKILGHVSGKMRMHFIRILPGDRVLVQISPYDLTRGRIVYRYK
- the rpmJ gene encoding 50S ribosomal protein L36; this translates as MKVKPSIKPICEHCRVIKRKGVVRIICSKNPRHKQRQGARR
- the rpsM gene encoding 30S ribosomal protein S13; translated protein: MARIAGVDLPREKRIEVALTYIYGIGLPSSKKILEATSISPDTRVKDLTEEEAQKLRSEIEDSYRVEGDLRREVTMNIKRLVEIGCYRGMRHKFGLPVRGQRTKTNARTRKGPRRAVAGKKRSAAKK
- the rpsK gene encoding 30S ribosomal protein S11; this translates as MAKRTQRRGKRKEKKNISYGVAHIYSTFNNTIISVTDKQGNLLSWASGGHVGFKGARKSTPFAAQLAAQQVAKQAQDHGVQEIDVVVKGPGPGRESAIRSLQGAGLQVNAIKDETPIPHNGCRPPKRRRV
- the rpsD gene encoding 30S ribosomal protein S4, translated to MSRYTGAVCRLCRAEGTKLFLKGDRCYTEKCAINKRNYKPGQHGQSRRVKVSEYGIRLREKQKLRRFYGLNESQFRRFYASASKMAGQTGHNFLRLLEMRLDNVVYRFGIGVSRPQARQFVRHGHVTVNGRKVDIPSYLVKAGDTIAIGERSRDKTLIKENIEVAASRTIPEWLQFDAERQEGRILALPNREQIEVPVKEQLVVEFYAR